The sequence below is a genomic window from Montipora capricornis isolate CH-2021 chromosome 14, ASM3666992v2, whole genome shotgun sequence.
cagaaacaacaaaagaccttttgtttcgacagccaatgaagCTATGGTCGGCACATCATTAATGACAGTAGGTGACGTcgacgatatcttccctattggtGTAAAGCATATTTGAGTAAGATAATATCATTTATCCACATAACAAAAATAGTCATTTAGGTCCCATAAAGGGATGATATCTTGCATTAGTACTCtgtttttcaataattattagcGAGATTCATAATACGTAGTGGCCCTTTtgccaagtacatgtacatgtatttccgaGTGTCACATAGTTCAACTTGCCAACTGCACTTGcaaataaccaactggtttgcctccggccagttgggattcttaacagttgtcgtTTTGTTGATTTCGCttcattggtcctgaaaagccaCCTTGGGGAgaggtatgtatgtatgttctGAGGTAGCAAAATTTATTGCCCCACAGGGATTTTGCATGGAGGGTGATTTTCTTGAAGGCATTGGGGGTTATTCAcactttattttcaagaatgCAATGTTCAAGATATGCTTTTTATCTTTAAGAGTTATTCTTCAAAGTAATGTTTGGATGATAATAGTCAACACAACGCTTACCATTTCTCAGCTTTCATCGGGAATAATTTAGTCTCCACGTGGGTACCACGTGTTGTAACACGATTCAATGTCACATTTTCGTCAATAAACGGCGTCTTTCAAAATTACGACTACCACTATTCAATTCTAACCACTTCTATGTTGTTTGATACGAGTTTGGATGAATTTGTCAGTTTGTGTCCCGCGAACTGCGAGCCTCGACTTTGACTGACAGGTACGTCTCTGAATAAACATAGGAGGCTGAAGAAGGGTTCTACACACGAAACgtctttgatttaaaaaagaattaCTGAaactttttgatatttattttatatcactCTACTTGTTTACTCATTTTAAAGTGTCACGCATCTCTTACAAAAAGTTATggtgtaaatatttaaaaatatataaaaaaataaaaatttcggTTCTCGAAGCGCAATTAAAACTTAAAACTATGAGTGGGATATTTCGTTCGGATCCACCGAACTTCGTCAACCACGATGCAAATTTGAATGTTAAGAAGTTTTATATAATGGTCTCGAGGCGGCTAAGATGGTGTCATAGATGATGGCTAATTCGAaaccattgtctctgttcaAAGACGGCTTACGTAATCTTCGTTGTcaagaacttttgttttgctggAATCCACTGGATGACCCGTGCGCTTGCAATGTTCATGAACAGCTGACGAATTCCTAGAAAGATGTTCCTTTACTCGAGTTTCTAATAACCCAGACGTTTCGCCCATACAGTGGATGTGAAAGACTGTTCCACactttttaaggttttctgttttctccttaaCACGAACTAGTTGTGATCTTAAGGAATTGAAAGGCTTCTGGATAAGTGTGACCTCGTGTGATTTAAATGCTCTTTGGAAGCGTTACGAAGTGCCCTTGATGTATGGCACTAAAGCATATATTCTCTTCTCGTTAACAGATTCCTAAGACTAATCAGAAAGTTAAAAGACCTAACCTGATTACAGGAAATTGtataaagctaaaaataaatatacatAATTATAATCTTTATGTGTTGGTgccttaaaaaagaaattattaaatcTTTAGAAAATTGCCTCAACATTTGTCTAAAACTGTCCTTATTAATACTTTGATTAAACTTAACAATGCGATTGAGAAAGTTCCAGATGACGGGACCCCTATATACACTGTAGATTGGACTCTTTCTTTACCAATTTCATACTTACATGTAGGTCCTGAAATCATGAATTGGATGCCATTGCGAGACGATCTTGTCTGTGTCTTTATATTGAAGAGGTCTGTAATAGATTCTGGTACTCTGTCTTCCTGCAGGAGCACAAAACGAGTCATCCCgcgatttcggcccgtgcgatcgcttttggacgcagttgccCCTTTGCTGccttctgctaccgacctcgcctcctgGTACGGCATTTaagagagatatgtcggcccctaaaccatatgaggcAAATCCctcgcctactcacagctccaaaccgcccttgtcaatttagcaTAAGaatttcgatggcttaaatatacaagggaaaagtcaatttgtctgccatatggtaagcactgaagtcgcagattacaaagtgtgcgcccgcgccctgctaaaggtaacatacatacatgcatgcatagactttatttcatctggaatttcagaataactacaagagctaatatcttcgagcaagagaaaatgaggggacagagaaggaagctcccggtccagcccttgggatatgtaatgtccacgaaagttatttttagacgagtggaagtcttccgagacgtcctcatgcaggtcaacctcggtctgatttttgaaagaaaagaaaggatttcatgtaatggcggacgaagtgCACTTGGCGTTtgtgcatgcggacgtctcggaagacagacttccgctaaaacaaagactttcgctcgactttcgtggacatgacatatcccggccaacaccctcagcctccctctctgtcccctcattttctcttgcttcgagacattacatttacagctaaaatacatagcatatacagatacatactaaatacataatatttaaagatatattaattgaaaagaaaagccgctgtaaaAAATGCGGTCCTGGATTTTCTaatgaaaccagtaaactcagtgttacggataaaatcaggtagcgcaatTCGCAACCAATCTGATACGCTCGCCATGGTGGTTCAACATGTTCAACTTCATgccaactgcgcatgcgtaaacgaattGACTTCCGGGTTGAGAAAAAACTAAACTTCCGGCAGTCTCTAGattgaattaattttcttttacatggcacgtttcacccccaaatacagaatgtAGCTaggcattgattttttcaaatcatctcaGTTCTTTtgaagttatgggtatttcagtatgtctatgaaaaaaacatttttcaaaataaaaagaaaccatgcttggctggatgcaaaaacgaatacaaattatcaaacaatcgattaaatacccaaattgcgtagcacggagacaaatgtacagttttcttttattggttaCGTGACCAtcggcgtggtatgatgacgtcatatttagggtcattgttttacaaaagttggaaactgacaaaaataatgccaaattctctcaagttacttaaccattacatccttagcaacgcaccccaaaaaatacgtgaGTGGGCCCTTAACATTCTTTCCCTTAGTTCATTCTGtggacacaaggtgatcacgtgcacgtTTATgtttgcctagcacgtgatcaatttcttccttttgacaaaacatcataaaagtcagaaattttcgtatttttacgatcattaatctttcgatgagaatttgattcagagttatatataaagctatgtttttttcttgtctttttctgttaacGCCTGGCTTTTatggtactttttggtgcaaacgtaaagccaaacaatgttttgaccttgCATCagaagaagaggaattatgaagcggaaactaCATCTCCAGTCCtttcagggatggcgcagtggtgggttcgattcccagatccggcgtcatacgtgggttgagtttattggttctctactctgcaccgagaggtttcccctctcctcaaaaaccaaaatttgacttgatttgtgttaattgttaatttcaatttacagtgtccccaattagtgcttctgcGCTACAACGActagagacttaaataaagttccttcctttcgtttccttcTCAGTGTGTGCAATAAATGTTTCCTTAGTGCAGCTGGAAGACATGCATGACGTGCTGGAAAACGTCTGTCAGAGCAATagttgcagttagttttttgtaGACTAatagtatttatttaaagaagaaacgagtgagttttactcaagagcgtgttttgttatctttataCTGAATTTATtcccaaagcttaaaaaactaagatctcaaaatgggacaggacattacaaaataattaaaggtgtgaacgtgaaGGGCCTCTGCTAGCGCGACATGTGgttgaccctcaaatggtcttaatgagcccccatttgaaaaaattaactggaatgctgcagtgccttctgtttttgtgtaacacgtaccacaagcaacccagtgtacgctttatggagcgtcttgtCTTCTTTGCGGAGAGTAGGCAGCTGTACATGGGCTATTCAACACTAGTCTCGTTAAATCGAACCCCCGCTATTTTTCGTTTCCCTTGGGCTTCGAGTTATCCGGGTTGTACTGTAGTTACTTGTAGTAATTCACTTTGCTGGTCCACTGATTCCGGTAAGATTTCCAACCCTCGGGTGCAGTTCTATATTAACGAGCGCACTTGGGTTTTCCAAAACCACCATAAACTCTCCTTATTCTTTCATAAACTTAAGGGCCCGCTGACGTATTTTTaagggtgcgttgctaaggatgtaatggttaaggaatttgagagaatttggcattattttggtcattttccaacttttgaaagtcaatgaccctaaatatgacgtcatcatgcgacgcccatggtcacgtgaccaacaaaagaaaactctaaatttgtctccgtgctacgcaatttgggtatttaatcggtggtttgataatttgtatttgtttttgtatttgtatttggttttctttttattttgaaaatgttctttttatagacataaacgatactgaaatacccataactttttcaaaaaagatgatttgaaaatatcaataaaattattcttttgtctttgtgttaattagcctgactagcctcgttcacagacgtaaaattgaaagaatttgggctgtaaaacgaggctagttaggctaattaacaccaagacaaaagaataatttgttggcggccatttttgcattcggtcaatgcttagctatattctgcatttgggggtgaaacatgtcatgtaaaaaaaaattaattcaatttaaagaccgggTGGAcagccggaaatttagctttttctcaaagcggaagtcagttcgtttacgcatgcgcagttgatgtaagaacgagcgcgaggaagggcaaggaaaaaccttcgatgggaACAACAGTTTCGTGTGGtaacttttgcttgtgagtgggttttcttgccagctcatgatatgatgacgtcagtcaccggagtaacatttcactttctTAACAATGCACGAAAAATCCGTCTCTGGCcccttaaggcggcgaaagacgagacacaaaaaccctcaacttgtcgcgcaacattgtttcgttgcaagttgtgttcgatgtttcccgtttttcaccttacgtgatcaacttgacccgcaagaaaaacatttgttgcgggttgaagaaatgcatggcgctgattggttgatttgctagtgcacgagcacatttgttgcgcgacaagttgtcagcttcatgaaaaacgagcaacaaagccaaaatttgttgcttaGAGTAGatccgcgctctacttttcgcaacaactttcttcaacccgcaacaaatgtttttgttgcgcgacaagttgatcacgcaaggtgaaaaacgggagacatcgaccaaaacttgcaacgaaacaatgttgcgcgcgAAGTTGAGgatttttgtatctcgtatttcgccgcctttaagGCACTAAAAATTTAAACACTTTCTCCTAAAACGGAGGAAATTTAGTGTCAAATTGACATAATTATCATACATTATGCATGAAAAATGTATGCGCGTATTAATTATAAGAGCGCGACCaatcagaaaactattttttcgtctttttaccatatttggtaacttattgtatttttatttcctaATTTGGACATTTTGTACTAAATATGGAGAGGAAAGAGAGACAAAACGcagacgccatattgaaacGGAACGTGTTTGAAATGGAACGAGGGGAGAACAAATCTTTAAGCGATCCGATCATTGTCGTGTCCAGCGAAATTGACATAATTATCATACATTATGCATGAAAAATGTATGCGCGTATTTTTTCGtctttttaccatatttggtaacttattgtatttttatttcctaATTTGGACATTTTGTACTAAATATGGAGAGGAAAGAGAGACAAAACGcagacgccatattgaaacGGAACGTGTTTGAAATGGAACGAGGGGAGAACAAATCTTTAAGCGATCCGATCATTGTCGTGTCCAGCGACGAGGAGGACGATGCAGATGTGGAGGAGCTCTTTAAAGCGTTTGCTTCTAAAGTGGAGCctttgatttctgaagaagaGTTCATCCTACTTCGGTTGAAATTTAGGGATGCTCGGTCAGAGTTCGTTTCGTCCGCGAATTTCAAAAAGTCACTCAGGTGGAGAACGGAAGCGCTTGCTGAACAGAACGCTTATATTTTTACAGGCAATATTTTATCGCTTCTTGGTTCCGATTCAAGGCAGTGTCAGTCTAAATCGAAATCTGGTGAAGAGAAAAGTGCAACGACAGTTAATTATGTTAGTAACACAGGAAACGAAGAGGTCACGATATACTCAAGTGGGGAGGAGACGggacaaaacaagaacatcgTTCATTTAACGATCGACACAAACGCGGAAGTTAAACCGGTCAAGGTCGAACCTCCTCGACCAAGCAGTAGTTCAGTTGTTTCTTCTAGACATTCAAAAGGGCCCACACAAAGGAATAAAACAGAGAGAAGAAAAATCAGCGAAAACAATCATGAGTCGACGAGATCAAAATTTACACGTGAGCTTTCGCCGAGAAAACGAAAGCGCCTGCTGAGAAGACTGGAAGACAAAATGAAACACGTAAACGAAAGAATAAGGATTTTAAATCAAGCGGAGCTAACCTTGGACGAGATGACCATGAATGACAGCACTTATATTCAAGAGTGCAGATTAAAAGATCGCTTTAATCAAATCTGGAATAAAATATGCAGAATTAAATGCAGAACCTCTGTGACATGGTGGGTAACAGAGAAAAAAGTCAGATTCCCCCCCACAGGATTTCCAGATATTGACAGAGCTGTTAACaggtttttgaaaaagaaaaaaggttgtTTTCCAGATAGACATGACATTAGCACTGTCATTTCAgaagcaaagaaaaagcatgGTTTGAAAGTAGCACCTCAGGGCCTTGCAGACATTACTGATGAAGTATTTATGTATGTTAATTTTGGTAACAAATTACAAAAGAGGCGTCGCTTAGATTTTGCAAACAATTCTGGCTGTTTTTTAACTGATGACTATCTCACAAGGGATGACCCTGCCATGAGAGATTCGTCTCTTCTGAAGAAGTTAGAGGAGAACAAGAGGATGAGCAAAAGAGCTCTTGATGAAGTTTTTAACAAGTATGCTCATTATGGACGCCTGAAAAATTGTGGAAATGGTCATGGGAGTACAAGTGATTCTGAAAGTTCAAACCAAGAAAACAACTttgaagggaaaagaaaaaaaagactttctCAGCTTTCTAATGCATGGGCCTTAGATTCTAGTGGTGGACAATGAGACGACTTTTGATTAGAAAGGAAAGTGAAGAGTGATGAAGATGAGGAAGGGTTCCCTGATCTGTTCTTGTGCCTGGGAGAAAGGCCATTGACAGTGGTCAATCAGTAGCACTAATAGAACGATCACAGCAGCgatattttttgtcttaatcttTCCTTTGTATTTGTCTCCTTAAAAGAGACATCCTTTGCAATCAAGTGAACTTAACTGTGGTATTATGGAACTGTCTTCTCCTGTTTTGTTTGAATGTGTGGCCAAATCTGAGAAGCAGACAAATTTTACAGAATGTCATGAAGCCTGTTATGATGAGGTACTGTAAAAGAAGAATCCATCACAATAGAATTAACATCAGACATAACTAAAGGAACCGTGGAACTTCTTGGAACAAAGTCACATCATTTTTGTCACTATCTTTAGCATTGTTCCCAATGATATGTGCTCCACTAATTACCTGGTGTGGCTTCTTTATTTCAGAATCCTCCATGTCACTGGCGCTCGAGTTTGTTGACTTTAAGAATGAGTTTGTTTTTGGAATGCTGCATTGTGAAAGAGATCCACTATGGTCATCAAAATCCTCATTATCATTGAACAAGTATGGTAGAAGTTCTCCCAAAGCAAAAATCAGTTCTGCGGACAGATCTAACGTAATAATAGTTCTTTCAGATGATGAAAGTGACAACAAGGATAATTGACCTCTAAAGTTTGCAGCTGTATAGAGATAACATTATAcaatatgaatatttaaaattatcattcgatgtattttgtccttccttttcattggccgagagcccaccacttTACCTGCagataactgcctacaaataagtgttttgctgcaaataatattctgctcatgcgcagctgacatcacgctcttgtgagaaaatggcagatcggttctccgagctgtcagagaataattcgacatctttagttgatcaaaagaacagtgagaatactaggaaaggaacaaaagttgcactcaacgtatttcgagagtatctcaaggaaagaaaggtagacgaagagtcGCTTGTGCCATCAacgcgaaggacaagttggcgaatgcatatgtactgaagagattttatgctgaagccagaaaaaagaatggtgagctttacaccaaagcttcacttgtcgggatacgctttgaaaactgtgaaattcttcagctctgttgatgcctagtgttattgactgtaagtacaatttgaagtctacaaatataattatgctgagaaggaaaccaattgattggtgccattactcgactctgcaaggcagcaCGCGCTTATGGCTtctcggaaacaaaaacaaaaaacaaactcggtgatcgaaggataaaacaattattgatctccgttatcgcaaaatatcgtgatttgtcagtgtcttgCAGATCAAgtattatttgcctcagcctctgactcgccactgacaaatcacgatatttttcTCACcgtcgtccaataattgttaaaatattggcattaaataattttagtatttttatttgaaaatgacAATCCTTGGTCAAGTGTCAAGTTAACCCGTGTTGTTAAAACCTTTCTAGTGTTTCTTTGCTTTGAGAGTTGTTCAAGGCAAGTTTAGCAGAAAGCTGAGTTAATATCACGAAAAACTAATGAAAGAAAAGGTTTCTTTCCATTTCAACGATTTCATGTCCTTGTAATCAGATCGAAGTGAAGAAATTAACACAACTAGCTCATAAgtattcaaaataaaaagcGTAAAGCAAGTTCTTATTTTGTATGCACCGGTATTAACCAATATcagaaataccataatactctttgtttttgtttttattttctcttggaaaCAATTattgcttatgcaaaattgtgGTGGGACAgataaagagtattatggtattttttaaatTGGCTAATTTATTTGCATCTTGTTAATTTCACTGGAGGCACTATGTCGTTGGTTTCCAAGAGCTtaaagattttgttactttctcctgttttctttcatctttcatGTCAAAGCTGAgagcaaattttcaaagaataACATTGGTTGTTTATCACAAACAGTTTGTGGCCAACAACTAACAATTCTTTGCGATTTCATTCTCGTGTTATATTTATTTCAGTaatcaattaataataataatattaataataaatgcATTCTTATATGGCTCATTTATAAAGCTCAATGTGCCTTACAATGATTAAACAGAATACAATTAAAATCCCCATCTAACTAATGAAGTTCACAATAATGCTTACTAAAATAAAACGGCTTTAATTTAagttattaactttgccagtcaagctgacagagcgccacaacagcttgcgccaatttttaccctcccaaccatgatatacaacagaagacagaccacaacaccgggaactacgtgccctttcctaaaaagatgagttttcagcttgtttttaaaacaggttAGAGTCTTGGAATTCTTAAGGTCCTCCGGTAGGGAGTTCCACAATTTCGGTGCCACAAAAGTAAGAGCTTTACACCCATAGTTTTCAGGGTTAGGTTTTCGAGGACAGAATAGTGAATGTGATGTTGATCTCAAAGTTTTGTGACAGTTGATACATATCAATTCAAGGCTTAATGTAGTCTGTAGACTGGCCATGTTCATGTATAGTcttcttatacatgtacatgtacgttatTGGGAGAATCTTAAATTCAATCCTCCGTTCTACTGGAAGCCAGTGCAAGATCTTTAGTACAAATATGTAGAGGCATAACATGATCTGAATGTTTAGGCCCATCACAAGACTCGCTGCAGTATTCTGGATTCGTTGGAGTTTATCCCTTTGATACTTAGGAATACCATACAAAAGACAATTATGTACAAGAGTCCATTGTGAGATGACAAGGGCATTAACTAACGTTTCAAGTCCGTCTAGCAAAAGATATTTCCGAATGTGTCCTATTGATTTGATGGCGAGAGTAGATTTCTCGCAAATTTCATTGATGTGACTACTAAATGACAAATTATTACCAGTATCCTGGTCCATGATAACACCTAGATTCCTTGCTTTCTTTGTGATGTTCACTCCAGTCCCTTCAAATGTGATGCTGTCACCAAAGGATGGTTGCTTCATAAAACACGATGTAAAATGCAACACCTCATGTCTTCCTACGATTGCTTTAAGCATTTCTGGTGTTCCGTAAGAAAATATGCTCAACGCACTGCTGCAGGGTAGTAAGGTTGCACTTGATTGGTTAGGGTTAAAGGCAATAAATTATATACTTGACTGTTAATTTTGCTAATGGTAAAAATAATTTACTGTGACTTTGTCATCCTTTTTtagcagccaatcagattgtacCATTTAATGTGTGGTGTGACTACATGTAACTGATTCAATCCAATTGGctgct
It includes:
- the LOC138033641 gene encoding death domain-associated protein 6-like — translated: MERGENKSLSDPIIVVSSDEEDDADVEELFKAFASKVEPLISEEEFILLRLKFRDARSEFVSSANFKKSLRWRTEALAEQNAYIFTGNILSLLGSDSRQCQSKSKSGEEKSATTVNYVSNTGNEEVTIYSSGEETGQNKNIVHLTIDTNAEVKPVKVEPPRPSSSSVVSSRHSKGPTQRNKTERRKISENNHESTRSKFTRELSPRKRKRLLRRLEDKMKHVNERIRILNQAELTLDEMTMNDSTYIQECRLKDRFNQIWNKICRIKCRTSVTWWVTEKKVRFPPTGFPDIDRAVNRFLKKKKGCFPDRHDISTVISEAKKKHGLKVAPQGLADITDEVFMYVNFGNKLQKRRRLDFANNSGCFLTDDYLTRDDPAMRDSSLLKKLEENKRMSKRALDEVFNKYAHYGRLKNCGNGHGSTSDSESSNQENNFEGKRKKRLSQLSNAWALDSSGGQ